The genomic window GCTTCACAGTTTGATTGTACACCACGAAGATAAGCTAATGAACGAATTGCTTTCGGACTTCTTGGAAAAGGAAATACTCCCATTTCTGATTCAAAAATATTCAATATATTTAATTTTTGTTCTAAATGTTTTTCTATATTAACAAATACGTTGGGTTTAAATCCGGGGTCTTCTGGTTTCATCGAGAAATCAGTTTCTGATATTGTTTCATAGGCTAAAACACGTTTCACAAATGGATATCGAAAAGATTTAGTAGCTGACATTACAGCATCGAATACGACTTCATGATCGCTATGTGCATCATTACGATATACAGTATATACAACTTCTGGTCTTACTTGATTAACGACATCAGAAATAGCGCCTATAACATCTCCCAGGGCTAAGCTATCAAGCTTAGCTGGGGGCAGTCTTAATTGAAAGGTTTCAGTTATCTCATAGCTTTCAATTACTTTAGAAATTTCCACTCTTCTAGTTTCTATTTGCAGTTCAGTAAAACCTGTTTCTATACTCATGCCTGTGACTAAGAGCCAATAAACTTCATCGCCATTTGCAATATGCTTTAGTATTGTTCCACCACAGCCTAAAGACTCATCATC from Colwellia sp. PAMC 20917 includes these protein-coding regions:
- a CDS encoding PIG-L deacetylase family protein is translated as MKKILVVAPHADDESLGCGGTILKHIANGDEVYWLLVTGMSIETGFTELQIETRRVEISKVIESYEITETFQLRLPPAKLDSLALGDVIGAISDVVNQVRPEVVYTVYRNDAHSDHEVVFDAVMSATKSFRYPFVKRVLAYETISETDFSMKPEDPGFKPNVFVNIEKHLEQKLNILNIFESEMGVFPFPRSPKAIRSLAYLRGVQSNCEAAESFMLLKEIS